In the genome of Amaranthus tricolor cultivar Red isolate AtriRed21 chromosome 15, ASM2621246v1, whole genome shotgun sequence, one region contains:
- the LOC130801716 gene encoding protein INAPERTURATE POLLEN1 isoform X1: MIKSFINRFKSSRSFKDFYTDWLNTLKSTHLPLLNTLFSFDHPNYSLLSTQVNLLTNHFNSYFTALDLAANDDVSQLLFPDWRNSLEKPFLWFGDFHPYIFTNLLRSFIQDDDSDEHSEDNVWKNAGVSLRHFVEQLECGLRLMVPVIVTRSRDSQAKLVLKLAVGWREKGENLEVGEVIEELIDEIICVFLDANRLRKSVLADIMATLSVHQSALFLQRLSQFYVGFSNST; this comes from the coding sequence ATGATCAAATCTTTCATTAACCGTTTCAAATCCTCTCGTTCTTTCAAAGATTTCTACACAGATTGGTTAAACACTTTAAAATCaactcatcttcctcttctcaatACATTATTCTCTTTCGATCATCCAAATTACAGTCTCCTTTCTACACAAGTTAATCTTcttactaaccatttcaattcCTACTTCACTGCCCTCGATCTTGCCGCGAACGACGATGTTTCTCAGCTCCTCTTTCCAGATTGGCGAAACTCACTAGAAAAACCTTTTCTTTGGTTTGGAGATTTTCACCCTTATATATTTACTAACCTTTTGCGTTCTTTTATCCAAGACGATGATAGTGATGAGCATAGTGAAGATAACGTGTGGAAAAATGCTGGGGTTTCTTTGCGACATTTTGTCGAACAGTTAGAGTGTGGATTGAGATTGATGGTCCCCGTGATTGTTACACGTTCTAGAGATTCTCAAGCTAAATTGGTGCTGAAGTTGGCTGTTGGGTGGAGAGAAAAAGGTGAGAATTTGGAAGTTGGTGAAGTGATTGAAGAATTGATTGATGAGATTATATGTGTGTTCTTGGATGCTAATAGATTAAGAAAAAGTGTTCTTGCTGATATTATGGCAACTTTGAGTGTGCACCAATCTGCTCTTTTTCTTCAAAGGCTTTCTCAATTCTATGTTGGGTTTTCGAATTCAACTTAA
- the LOC130800975 gene encoding receptor-like protein 6 → MFNLFLSLPNIQYLGLEGVNLTFSPRKTTNPSLSKFSLLSIVSCSLIELPHFLHYQNNLQQLDLGVNNISGHIPQWFVDVTRKNLLCLDLSDNYLTVLLFYNNKLQGPLLIPPTSLQLYQVSNSQFHGVIPKQFCDVTSLVYLDLSNNNLSGQIPSCIAHQLADSLQVMSLRGNQISGNIPKPFSRSCKLKMINLSENQLIGKLPMSLVNCNMLEVLDLGKNLLNDSFPAWLGDLPRFQVLVLRHNNFHGRIGLPTVKHGFRNLRIIDLLNNFHTGDLPSSYFRNWRAMSVSNENQSESSSSTIRIFFPFIARQFSVQEETYIYGMTITNKGSETFYPKILTVFRVIDFSSNEFTGNIPIFIGDLIGLQALHLSDNNLFGPIPSSLANISGLESLDLSLNKLSGTIPSELTKLSFLEVFNVSHNRLMGSIPQGQQFSTFDETSFEEEQCHKEEQLIPNDHDQTSAEVHTELTDWIFRISGCVLGLVVGFVIGKIFVTNKHHDWFMETFGRRERSRSVSMKSILMLCLYNNVSYGVVKSQNKEHLLACKLANKKFTSAL, encoded by the exons ATGTTCAATCTATTTCTATCTCTTCCGAATATCCAATATCTAGGGTTAGAAGGTGTTAACCTAACATTTTCTCCTAGAAAGACTACAAATCCTTCACTTTCCAAGTTCAGTCTTTTGAGCATAGTTTCATGCAGCTTAATTGAATTACCACATTTTCTGCACTATCAGAATAACCTACAGCAACTTGACCTTGGTGTTAATAACATATCAGGCCATATCCCACAATGGTTTGTCGATGTAACTCGAAAAAATCTGTTATGTCTAGATCTTTCTGATAACTATTTGACAG TCTTGCTTTTCTACAATAATAAGTTACAAGGGCCACTTCTTATTCCGCCAACTTCCCTACAACTGTATCAAGTTTCTAATAGTCAATTTCATGGAGTTATTCCAAAGCAATTCTGCGACGTAACCTCACTTGTTTACCTTGATCTATCCAACAACAACCTTAGTGGTCAAATCCCAAGTTGTATTGCGCATCAACTAGCTGATTCTTTGCAAGTTATGAGCTTAAGAGGCAATCAAATTAGTGGGAATATCCCTAAACCATTCTCGAGATCATGCAAACTAAAGATGATTAATTTGAGTGAAAATCAATTAATAGGAAAGCTCCCAATGTCATTAGTCAATTGTAATATGCTCGAGGTTCTTGACCTTGGAAAAAATCTACTAAATGACAGTTTCCCAGCATGGTTAGGAGATCTTCCTAGATTCCAAGTTCTTGTCCTAAGACATAACAACTTTCATGGAAGGATAGGATTACCAACTGTTAAACATGGTTTTCGTAACTTGCGTATAATTGACCTGTTGAATAATTTTCATACGGGTGATTTACCATCTAGTTACTTTCGAAATTGGCGTGCAATGTCAGTTTCAAATGAAAACCAGTCTGAATCATCAAGCTCCACAATTAGAATCTTTTTTCCTTTCATTGCTCGTCAGTTTTCTGTTCAAGAAGAGACTTATATTTATGGTATGACTATAACAAATAAAGGGAGTGAAACATTTTATCCCAAGATATTAACTGTGTTTCGAGTGATCGATTTCTCAAGCAACGAATTCACAGGTAACATCCCTATATTTATTGGGGATCTTATAGGACTTCAAGCACTTCATTTATCAGACAACAATCTCTTTGGTCCTATTCCGTCTTCTCTAGCAAATATCAGTGGCCTCGAATCCTTAGACCTTTCACTAAACAAACTTTCAGGAACGATCCCTTCTGAGTTAACAAAGCTATCCTTTCTTGAAGTATTCAATGTTTCTCACAATCGTCTTATGGGATCGATACCTCAAGGACAACAATTCAGTACCTTTGATGAAACTTCTTTTGAGG AAGAGCAGTGCCATAAAGAAGAGCAGTTGATCCCAAATGATCATGATCAGACATCAGCAGAAGTACACACCGAATTGACTGATTGGATTTTCAGAATATCAGGTTGTGTACTTGGGCTTGTTGTAGGCTTTGTGATTGGGAAAATCTTTGTGACTAATAAACATCATGATTGGTTTATGGAGACTTTTGGAAGAAGAGAAAGGTCAAGATCAGTATCCATGAAGAG tattttgatgttatgtttgtaCAATAATGTATCTTATGGTGTTGTTAAATCTCAAAACAAAGAACACTTGCTAGCTTGCAAACTGGCCAATAAAAAATTCACATCTGCATTATAA
- the LOC130801716 gene encoding protein INAPERTURATE POLLEN1 isoform X2, whose protein sequence is MIKSFINRFKSSRSFKDFYTDWLNTLKSTHLPLLNTLFSFDHPNYSLLSTQVNLLTNHFNSYFTALDLAANDDVSQLLFPDWRNSLEKPFLWFGDFHPYIFTNLLRSFIQDDDSDEHSEDNVWKNAGVSLRHFVEQLECGLRLMVPVIVTRSRDSQAKLVLKLAVGWREKVLELLEWEELFLGIIRLIISG, encoded by the exons ATGATCAAATCTTTCATTAACCGTTTCAAATCCTCTCGTTCTTTCAAAGATTTCTACACAGATTGGTTAAACACTTTAAAATCaactcatcttcctcttctcaatACATTATTCTCTTTCGATCATCCAAATTACAGTCTCCTTTCTACACAAGTTAATCTTcttactaaccatttcaattcCTACTTCACTGCCCTCGATCTTGCCGCGAACGACGATGTTTCTCAGCTCCTCTTTCCAGATTGGCGAAACTCACTAGAAAAACCTTTTCTTTGGTTTGGAGATTTTCACCCTTATATATTTACTAACCTTTTGCGTTCTTTTATCCAAGACGATGATAGTGATGAGCATAGTGAAGATAACGTGTGGAAAAATGCTGGGGTTTCTTTGCGACATTTTGTCGAACAGTTAGAGTGTGGATTGAGATTGATGGTCCCCGTGATTGTTACACGTTCTAGAGATTCTCAAGCTAAATTGGTGCTGAAGTTGGCTGTTGGGTGGAGAGAAAAAG TTTTGGAATTGCTAGAATGGGAAGAGTTATTTTTG GGAATTATCAGGCTGATAATCTCAGGTTAA
- the LOC130800976 gene encoding uncharacterized protein LOC130800976 yields MAGNQPPPPPPPPKIDSFSPYYLGPHDWPGDFITPTRLRGDNYDEWANDVQMALQARRKFVFLNGQITSPTSPCTQDDWDTLQAMLISWLMNTIDPEIKTTLSRYKDAKRLWDTLKSRFSIVNGPRIQQLKSSIARCEQTKTMSIAQYFGKLIALWEDLNNYEPLITCSCCVSCTAGEQHAKRRDNTRLHQFLMGLYPDNFSQSRANILSQDPLPSLDHAYQLLVQDERVRFTRSLPEDKPLDAVGFAVRAPPGRGKSKQQMWAASTAGVSSDPRDKQDKSTLFCSHCRKTGHERSGCFELNGYPEWWPSGSSKLQPINSGTAGRGKPPQNAGKGCGGSAMAHALSSSSHITSSLPSTNGQVGQVFSPEQWKILASFIGNNKISDDRLTGEFGYNLWIIDTGASRHVTCTDSWLFDVHNVTCSVGLPNGKSVVATKEGSVCLSANLILKHVLFVLKLCCNLILVSQIIDDLKCTVQFTPTNCVIQDQLREPIGTSIRRNGLFYFEGTNQAQQILVNAVSSTLDLWQKDGSPL; encoded by the coding sequence ATGGCTGGAAATCAGCCACCACCACCACCGCCTCCACCaaaaattgattctttttctcCGTATTATCTTGGCCCTCATGATTGGCCCGGTGATTTCATCACTCCGACTCGACTCCGTGGAGACAATTATGATGAATGGGCTAACGATGTTCAAATGGCTTTACAAGCAAGACGGAAATTTGTCTTCTTGAATGGCCAAATTACTTCTCCCACATCTCCTTGTACACAAGATGATTGGGATACTCTTCAAGCAATGCTTATTTCGTGGCTCATGAACACCATTGATCCCGAAATCAAAACCACACTTTCTAGATACAAAGATGCCAAAAGGCTTTGGGATACTCTTAAATCCCGTTTTTCCATTGTTAATGGACCTCGAATTCAGCAGCTTAAATCATCAATTGCTCGTTGTGAGCAAACGAAAACCATGTCAATTGCACAATACTTTGGGAAATTAATAGCTTTGTGGGAAGATTTGAATAATTATGAACCCCTAATTACCTGTTCTTGCTGCGTTTCTTGTACGGCGGGCGAGCAGCATGCGAAAAGAAGAGACAATACAAGACTCCATCAATTTTTAATGGGTTTATATCCCGACAATTTCTCACAAAGTCGTGCAAACATATTGTCTCAAGATCCCCTTCCCTCTCTTGATCATGCGTATCAATTACTCGTTCAAGATGAACGGGTTCGATTCACGCGGTCTCTACCGGAGGACAAGCCTCTTGATGCTGTTGGTTTCGCCGTCCGTGCGCCACCAGGAAGGGGCAAATCTAAGCAGCAGATGTGGGCAGCAAGTACAGCCGGTGTATCTTCAGATCCACGAGACAAACAGGACAAATCAACGCTATTTTGCTCACATTGTAGGAAGACGGGTCATGAACGATCCGGATGTTTTGAATTGAATGGTTACCCAGAATGGTGGCCATCGGGATCTTCAAAGCTGCAGCCCATAAATTCAGGCACTGCTGGTCGTGGTAAACCGCCTCAGAACGCAGGCAAGGGTTGTGGTGGCTCCGCCATGGCTCACGCTCTCAGCAGCAGCAGCCATATCACCTCTTCTCTTCCTTCAACTAATGGACAGGTTGGGCAGGTTTTCTCACCAGAACAATGGAAGATTCTTGCTTCCTTCATTGGTAATAATAAGATATCTGATGATAGATTAACGGGTGAGTTTGGTTACAATTTATGGATTATTGATACGGGAGCTTCCCGACATGTTACTTGTACCGATTCATGGTTGTTTGATGTTCATAATGTCACTTGCTCGGTGGGTCTTCCTAATGGAAAATCTGTGGTCGCAACAAAGGAAGGATCCGTCTGTTTATCTGCAAATTTAATTCTTAAACATGTGCTTTTTGTTCTAAAATTATGTTGCAATTTAATTTTGGTCTCGCAAATTATTGATGATTTAAAATGTACTGTACAATTTACTCCTACTAATTGTGTTATACAGGACCAATTGAGGGAGCCGATTGGGACGAGCATTAGGAGGAATGGACTTTTCTACTTTGAGGGAACTAATCAGGCTCAACAAATCTTGGTGAATGCGGTATCCTCTACTTTGGATTTATGGCAAAAGGATGGGTCACCCCTCTGA
- the LOC130800974 gene encoding receptor-like protein 7 has product MVSNAMRKQIIISIFSRILSTISRLHNLTFLNLSGSVFVGEIPSEITQLSKLSILDLSFRGANDMILELHDLSLAKLVQNLTYITHLHLDYVDISSHVPLILSNITSLESITLDGCNLLGDFPTSLFQLSKLEVVSSCCNPYLGGFFPEFHSSSPIRILSFEKTQFAGPLPPSIGNLGSLEALDLWACQFHGELPSSLGNLSRLTILHLGHNQFSGDLPSSITNLTGLTALTLSHLMSVNPRTLSSWMFKIKSLEKVGLSNMNLGNEILPALANHTDLDIWILVIIR; this is encoded by the exons ATGGTGTCAAATGCCATGAGAAAACAG ATAATTATTTCAATATTCTCTCGAATTCTTTCTACCATTTCTCGTCTTCATAACCTAACATTTCTCAATCTCTCTGGATCAGTTTTTGTAGGTGAAATCCCATCAGAAATTACACAATTGTCTAAACTTTCTATTCTTGATCTTTCCTTTCGTGGTGCTAATGATATGATCCTTGAACTTCATGATTTAAGTCTAGCAAAGTTGGTTCAAAACTTAACTTATATAACCCATCTCCATCTTGATTATGTTGATATATCTTCTCATGTTCCCCTAATCTTGAGCAATATTACTTCCCTTGAATCCATCACCTTAGATGGTTGTAATCTACTTGGTGATTTCCCTACAAGTCTATTTCAATTATCAAAACTTGAAGTAGTTTCATCCTGCTGTAATCCCTATCTCGGAGGATTTTTTCCTGAATTTCATTCTAGTAGTCCTATTCGTATCTTATCTTTCGAGAAAACACAATTTGCAGGACCCCTTCCACCTTCGATTGGAAACCTTGGTTCCTTGGAAGCCTTAGATCTTTGGGCTTGTCAGTTTCATGGAGAGCTTCCATCTTCATTAGGAAACTTGAGTAGGCTTACTATTCTACATCTTGGTCACAATCAGTTCAGTGGTGATCTCCCCTCTTCAATCACAAATCTAACAGGACTAACAGCCTTAACTCTATCTCATCTCATGTCTGTCAATCCTAGAACATTAAGCAGTTGGATGTTTAAGATAAAGTCGCTCGAGAAAGTAGGCCTTAGCAACATGAATCTAGGCAATGAGATCCTACCTGCACTGGCAAATCACACAGATCTAGATATTTGGATCTTAGTTATAATTAGATAG